TTTTCCGCCCAGATGCTCCTCATAAAACCTGAAAGCTTCTTCGCAATGCCCTGGGTAATTGATATAAATGTCTAGTTTCATGGAAGGGTCCTTATCCATACTTCTATTGCACTTCTGCTTATATACTGAATGATTCAATACCTTCTATTGGTGATTCCCCTTTTTAATCTAGCCTGATTTCACCGTCTCCAATTCCGGCTAACTGGCCACCAGCAGAATAGAGCACCCGAAGCTGACCGGTCTGCAAGGACACTGCGTCAACAATACACTCACCTACCGGGGTGTGCGTACGTTCCGTTATGCGCTGTTCAGTTTAAAGATTGACGCCAAACACATACCCTACTGCTGCTGTCAGGACCATGGCCACCGTTCCCCAGAAAGTAACCCGCAGGATTGCCTTTGCCACGCTAGAGCCTCCCGTTTTGGCGGCTACCACTCCTAACACTGACAAAAACAGAATGGACAGGCCGTAGAGGTAATACTCCATCTGGTGGATGGGTAAAAAAAACGCTCCCAGCAGCGGCATGGTGCCCCCGCCAAGAAATGCTCCACCAGAAGCCAGGGCCGCTTGGATTGGTTTTGCCTGGTTCATGTCATTTATTCCCAATTCATCCCTAACGTGTGCCCCCAGGGCGTCAACGGCCGTGAGTTCTTTGGCCACCTGCAAGGCAGTTTCTTTTTGAAGGCCCCTTTTCTCATAAATCTCCGCTAGTCGCTGCAACTCTACTTCTGGCATTTCTTGTAGCTCCACCTTCTCCCTGGCAATGTCAGAGTTTTCTACGTCTGTCTGTGAGCTTACAGAGACGTATTCACCGGCGGCCATAGACAGTGCGCCGGCTACCAAGCCAGCCACCGTTGCCAAGACAATGGGTTCTCTGGTGGTGCTGGCGGTGGCAATGCCTATGGCAAGGCTGGCAATGGAGATGATGCCGTCATTGGCACCCAATACCGCCGCCCTTAACCAGTTGCTTCTGTGGATGTAATGGTTAGCCAGGTAATTGTCTTGATTGGGTATTGCAGCCATTTTCTGAGTACGTTACCTATAAAGTGTAGGAAGAAGCTTGCTAACTACCCAATAGCAAATTGGCTGCAGGAGAGGCGCTTTTCTCTGGGATATTCGTTGTGTGTGTGTGTGTGTGTACTGATTTTACAGATTATGCTCTTCCTTGGATTGAAAAGGATATATCGCTAAATGTACAGTTTCATAAACGGATTATACAAAAAATATGTTTTTGGCCTACTTTCCAGAAAACGGGCCAAAAACGGATCAGCAGGAAGTATCGGTTATCCTTTTACTTCTACTACTTCCTTCGCCCCAGTCTCCAGGTTTACTCTCAAAAGTTGGTGGGCGTTGGTATTGGTGACCCAGAGAGAACCTTGGTGCACCAAGACGTCATTGGGTTCTTGGAGTCCGTTCAGTAGGGTATGGATCTGTTGTTTCTCAAGGTCTAATACTTTGATTTTACCGTTGTAGGTGTCGGCTAAGTAGAGAAGGCCATTGTGGTAGGTGAGGCCCATGCAGTGTTGGAGGTAGGCTTCGTCAAAATAACCGTCCTCATCGCCAAACTCAAAGAGGCCGCGGCCAATCAAGGTGGTGACGCTGGCTTTGTCCAGGTCTAAG
The nucleotide sequence above comes from Nibribacter ruber. Encoded proteins:
- a CDS encoding VIT1/CCC1 transporter family protein; translated protein: MAAIPNQDNYLANHYIHRSNWLRAAVLGANDGIISIASLAIGIATASTTREPIVLATVAGLVAGALSMAAGEYVSVSSQTDVENSDIAREKVELQEMPEVELQRLAEIYEKRGLQKETALQVAKELTAVDALGAHVRDELGINDMNQAKPIQAALASGGAFLGGGTMPLLGAFFLPIHQMEYYLYGLSILFLSVLGVVAAKTGGSSVAKAILRVTFWGTVAMVLTAAVGYVFGVNL